A stretch of the Archangium violaceum genome encodes the following:
- a CDS encoding DUF5953 family protein: MWGAHLRLTDAPLDLDNPAHLDALKRAYERFPEIGGRATP; encoded by the coding sequence ATGTGGGGCGCGCACCTCCGGCTCACCGATGCGCCGCTCGATCTCGACAACCCCGCCCACCTGGACGCGCTTAAACGGGCCTACGAGCGCTTCCCTGAGATCGGCGGGCGAGCCACCCCTTGA
- a CDS encoding transposase, with amino-acid sequence MEGFSLHANTHLHANDRQGLERLCRYGARGALALERLSRAEDGHIAYRMKRPLPDGTTHLFFTGLELLRRVASLVPPPRAHLSRFHGVFPPGTKRKAISAPPDGGSAERSTARYERPR; translated from the coding sequence CTGGAGGGCTTCTCCCTGCACGCCAATACGCACCTGCATGCCAACGACAGGCAGGGCCTGGAGCGGCTGTGCCGTTACGGGGCGCGTGGCGCGCTGGCGCTGGAGCGGTTGTCCCGAGCCGAGGACGGCCACATCGCTTACCGGATGAAGCGCCCTCTGCCGGACGGCACTACACACCTCTTCTTCACCGGGCTGGAACTCTTACGGCGCGTGGCATCCCTGGTGCCTCCACCTCGGGCGCACCTCTCGAGGTTTCATGGCGTCTTCCCTCCAGGCACGAAACGTAAGGCCATTTCTGCTCCCCCTGACGGAGGCAGCGCCGAAAGATCTACCGCACGCTACGAACGACCACGTTGA